A genomic segment from Chromatiales bacterium 21-64-14 encodes:
- a CDS encoding host attachment protein translates to MNEYCVVVTDGARARFFTLEPAEFPQMQSGPNLVEQKDLVNPEGEIPDAQLWADTKSGRNRAPGGGPAHGYDDHREQHHDEFERRFARSVAHEAIRMTHGRNAPVVVLAAQKRMLGFLRAALAPLLKTGIGLRELAKDLSKHAPLDVHAHLAKECLIPARRGPSA, encoded by the coding sequence ATGAACGAATACTGTGTAGTTGTTACCGATGGCGCACGCGCCCGGTTCTTCACGCTGGAGCCGGCGGAGTTTCCGCAGATGCAGTCCGGGCCCAACCTGGTGGAGCAGAAGGACCTGGTGAACCCTGAGGGGGAGATCCCCGACGCGCAGCTCTGGGCCGATACCAAGTCCGGACGCAACCGCGCGCCGGGGGGCGGACCGGCGCACGGATACGACGACCACCGCGAGCAGCACCACGATGAATTCGAGCGGCGGTTTGCGCGCAGCGTGGCGCACGAGGCCATCCGGATGACCCACGGCCGCAACGCGCCCGTGGTAGTGCTCGCCGCCCAGAAACGCATGCTGGGATTCCTGCGCGCGGCGCTGGCGCCGCTGCTGAAGACCGGAATCGGATTACGCGAACTGGCCAAGGATCTGAGCAAACACGCGCCGCTGGATGTACATGCCCACTTGGCCAAGGAGTGCCTGATTCCCGCGCGGC